The following coding sequences lie in one Anomaloglossus baeobatrachus isolate aAnoBae1 chromosome 7, aAnoBae1.hap1, whole genome shotgun sequence genomic window:
- the LOC142246005 gene encoding gamma-crystallin 1 isoform X2, with amino-acid sequence MGKIIFYEDRNFQGRSYECSSDCSDLNSYFSRCNSIRVENGNWMLYERPNYTGHQYFLRRGEYPDFQQWMGLNDSIKSCRIIPQVHRGSFRLRIYEREEFRGQMMEFTEDCPQVHEEFNYHDIHSCNVLEGHWIFYEQPNYRGRQYYLRPAEYRRYTEWGAVTPRVGSFRRVQELF; translated from the exons ATGGGCAAG ATCATCTTTTACGAGGACAGGAACTTCCAGGGCCGCTCTTACGAGTGCAGCTCTGACTGTTCTGACCTAAACTCATACTTCAGCCGCTGCAATTCCATCCGCGTGGAAAATGGAAACTGGATGCTGTATGAACGTCCTAACTACACTGGACACCAGTACTTCCTAAGGAGGGGAGAATATCCTGACTTTCAGCAGTGGATGGGACTAAATGATTCTATAAAATCCTGCCGTATTATTCCTCAGGTA cACCGTGGATCCTTTAGATTGAGAATCTATGAAAGGGAAGAATTTAGAGGCCAGATGATGGAGTTCACTGAAGACTGCCCTCAAGTCCATGAAGAATTCAATTATCATGACATCCACTCCTGCAATGTTCTTGAAGGACATTGGATCTTCTATGAGCAGCCAAACTACAGGGGACGCCAGTATTACCTGAGACCAGCAGAGTACAGGAGATACACCGAGTGGGGAGCCGTAACCCCAAGAGTTGGTTCTTTCAGGAGAGTTCAGGAATTATTTTAA
- the LOC142246005 gene encoding gamma-crystallin 1 isoform X1 — MGKIIFYEDRNFQGRSYECSSDCSDLNSYFSRCNSIRVENGNWMLYERPNYTGHQYFLRRGEYPDFQQWMGLNDSIKSCRIIPQHRGSFRLRIYEREEFRGQMMEFTEDCPQVHEEFNYHDIHSCNVLEGHWIFYEQPNYRGRQYYLRPAEYRRYTEWGAVTPRVGSFRRVQELF, encoded by the exons ATGGGCAAG ATCATCTTTTACGAGGACAGGAACTTCCAGGGCCGCTCTTACGAGTGCAGCTCTGACTGTTCTGACCTAAACTCATACTTCAGCCGCTGCAATTCCATCCGCGTGGAAAATGGAAACTGGATGCTGTATGAACGTCCTAACTACACTGGACACCAGTACTTCCTAAGGAGGGGAGAATATCCTGACTTTCAGCAGTGGATGGGACTAAATGATTCTATAAAATCCTGCCGTATTATTCCTCAG cACCGTGGATCCTTTAGATTGAGAATCTATGAAAGGGAAGAATTTAGAGGCCAGATGATGGAGTTCACTGAAGACTGCCCTCAAGTCCATGAAGAATTCAATTATCATGACATCCACTCCTGCAATGTTCTTGAAGGACATTGGATCTTCTATGAGCAGCCAAACTACAGGGGACGCCAGTATTACCTGAGACCAGCAGAGTACAGGAGATACACCGAGTGGGGAGCCGTAACCCCAAGAGTTGGTTCTTTCAGGAGAGTTCAGGAATTATTTTAA